The Schistocerca gregaria isolate iqSchGreg1 chromosome 4, iqSchGreg1.2, whole genome shotgun sequence genome contains a region encoding:
- the LOC126268109 gene encoding uncharacterized protein LOC126268109, which translates to MSAIRDRIPLAYRRMPMSLCLYHNVGHEKRMQLRSQRLLLEREALIRRAIVNSSLERSEQGPPFKYKENDEYFDSISGSASDEFSHLHFRTVVRREGKICHSFVLRLHNNDGHEEEEEELINEKEEVTEEHREKKDEEQKAVICMQGRKGEEKEEAGTDCSLVPADRTAEQEGESSCKNLPLGDSTAR; encoded by the coding sequence ATGTCACTGTGCCTGTACCATAACGTGGGTCATGAGAAGAGGATGCAGTTACGCAGCCAGAGGCTACTTCTGGAGCGGGAGGCCTTAATCCGCCGGGCCATCGTCAACAGCTCATTGGAGAGATCTGAACAGGGTCCACCGTTCAAGTACAAGGAAAATGACGAGTATTTTGATTCGATCTCAGGGTCTGCAAGTGATGAATTTAGTCACCTGCACTTCCGTACAGTGGTGCGTCGTGAAGGCAAAATCTGTCACTCGTTTGTCCTGAGGCTGCACAATAATGATGGacatgaggaagaagaagaggagctgATAAATGAGAAAGAAGAAGTCACAGAAGAGCACAGGGAGAAGAAAGATGAAGAACAGAAGGCAGTAATTTGTATGCAGGGGAGGAAAGGTGAAGAGAAAGAGGAAGCTGGAACAGATTGCAGCTTAGTTCCAGCAGACAGAACTGCTGAGCAGGAGGGGGAATCTAGCTGCAAAAATCTGCCACTGGGTGACAGCACTGCACGCTGA